From a single bacterium genomic region:
- the gltA gene encoding NADPH-dependent glutamate synthase — MKIVPKKVKMPRQKPKVRVTNFNEVALGYTKEQAQQESRRCLQCKKAPCIKGCPVEIDIPSFIAKIVKKDYRGAIHKIKEANLLPGMCGRVCPQEGLCEKACTLGKKYEPVAIGRLERFAADWEIKKGNPESSPLPSSTGKRVAVIGSGPGSLSCAGDLIRLGHSVTIFEALHKPGGVLVYGIPEFRLPKAIVEREVKYISSLGVEVKTGHVIGKIYTLDELFSQGYDAIFIGIGAGLPKFMDIPGENLNGVYSANEFLTRTNMMKAYLFPQYDTPVKIGKRVAVIGGGNVAMDASRVALRLGAQKVYNIYRRSPQEMPARAEEVQNAKDEGVEFKFLTNPVRILGNKEDWVTGIECIRMELGEPDESGRRRPVPIKGSEFTIKVDIVVMAIGAGANPLLPSATPDLKLNKRGYIVIDEASGKTSKEGVWAGGDIVSGAATVISAMASGRRSAKAIHQYLMASHRST; from the coding sequence ATGAAAATTGTTCCTAAAAAAGTAAAAATGCCACGTCAAAAACCCAAAGTCAGGGTGACGAATTTTAATGAGGTGGCTTTGGGCTATACAAAAGAGCAGGCACAACAGGAATCCAGAAGGTGTCTCCAGTGCAAGAAGGCTCCCTGCATCAAGGGCTGTCCAGTGGAAATCGATATTCCCAGCTTTATTGCTAAGATTGTCAAAAAGGATTACCGGGGAGCCATCCACAAGATTAAGGAGGCTAACCTTTTGCCGGGTATGTGTGGGAGAGTATGTCCCCAGGAGGGGCTTTGCGAAAAGGCCTGTACTTTAGGTAAAAAGTACGAGCCTGTCGCCATTGGACGCCTGGAGCGTTTTGCCGCTGATTGGGAAATCAAGAAGGGAAACCCGGAAAGCTCACCACTCCCGTCTTCCACTGGAAAACGCGTGGCAGTCATTGGCTCTGGTCCTGGCAGCTTATCCTGTGCCGGCGATTTAATCAGGTTGGGACATAGTGTGACCATTTTCGAAGCATTACATAAACCAGGTGGCGTTCTGGTCTACGGGATTCCAGAATTTCGTTTACCTAAAGCTATTGTGGAAAGGGAAGTAAAGTACATTAGCTCCCTGGGGGTGGAAGTAAAAACTGGCCATGTGATTGGCAAGATTTATACTCTCGATGAACTTTTCTCCCAGGGTTATGATGCTATTTTCATTGGAATTGGGGCTGGTTTGCCCAAGTTTATGGACATTCCCGGAGAAAACCTCAATGGGGTCTATTCAGCCAACGAATTTTTAACCAGAACCAACATGATGAAGGCATACTTATTTCCCCAGTACGATACTCCCGTAAAAATTGGGAAAAGGGTTGCAGTAATAGGAGGGGGAAACGTGGCAATGGACGCCTCGCGGGTAGCCTTAAGGTTAGGAGCTCAAAAGGTTTACAATATTTACCGCCGTTCCCCACAGGAGATGCCTGCGCGGGCGGAAGAAGTGCAAAATGCCAAAGATGAGGGAGTAGAATTTAAATTTTTGACCAATCCAGTGCGGATTCTTGGCAATAAAGAGGATTGGGTTACTGGAATTGAATGTATAAGGATGGAACTGGGGGAGCCTGATGAGTCTGGACGCCGCCGGCCAGTACCGATTAAGGGTTCTGAATTCACCATAAAGGTTGATATAGTAGTAATGGCTATCGGCGCTGGTGCCAACCCTCTGCTTCCCTCTGCTACCCCGGATTTGAAATTAAACAAACGGGGCTATATTGTTATAGATGAGGCCAGTGGAAAGACCTCAAAAGAAGGTGTCTGGGCTGGAGGGGATATCGTTAGTGGTGCAGCCACGGTGATTTCCGCTATGGCTTCTGGTAGGAGGAGTGCCAAAGCAATCCATCAATATCTAATGGCCTCCCATAGAAGCACGTGA
- a CDS encoding MraY family glycosyltransferase → MVFYVVAFFFALALAYVLTPLFRKIALKFKILDHPVPNIKIHSRPVPYLGGLAIWLAFIVTLLGVRLLTSFPTGTLRNLRGIFYGGTLIMVLGLIDDIWRLDYRVKLFGQFIASIILILYNVRIEFISSLPLSIFLTIFWVVGITNAVNIIDIMDGLAAGVVVIAGLAFSFIALPTEKIYVNFAALALAGSCLGFLRYNWRPARIFMGDSGSLFIGFILAAVSLGESYTTINNIGLFAPFLVLGIPIYDTLLVIFFRLINRKSIFAGSRDHFAFRLEAMGYNRKKVVLINYYLTAILGLAAFLITVVKFELAVIIYAAIIAFAILYATRLIYVRVE, encoded by the coding sequence ATGGTTTTCTATGTAGTGGCATTTTTCTTTGCTCTGGCTCTAGCGTATGTGTTGACTCCTCTATTCCGAAAAATAGCACTTAAGTTTAAAATTCTCGACCATCCGGTCCCGAATATAAAAATTCATTCAAGGCCAGTTCCCTATTTAGGAGGCTTAGCCATCTGGTTGGCTTTTATTGTGACTCTTCTGGGAGTGAGGCTCCTCACCAGTTTTCCTACAGGCACTCTTCGTAATCTCCGCGGAATTTTCTATGGGGGAACTTTGATAATGGTCTTAGGACTTATTGACGACATTTGGAGGCTCGACTATAGAGTGAAACTTTTTGGACAGTTCATTGCTAGCATCATCCTGATCCTGTACAATGTCAGGATAGAATTCATTTCCAGTCTCCCCCTGTCCATTTTTCTAACTATTTTCTGGGTAGTAGGCATAACTAATGCAGTTAACATTATTGATATAATGGATGGTTTGGCTGCGGGAGTGGTAGTTATTGCCGGTTTGGCTTTTTCCTTCATTGCTTTACCCACGGAAAAGATTTATGTCAACTTTGCTGCCTTAGCTCTTGCTGGAAGTTGCCTCGGTTTCTTAAGATACAACTGGCGACCGGCCAGGATATTTATGGGAGATTCCGGGAGCCTGTTTATCGGGTTCATTCTGGCTGCTGTCTCATTGGGGGAAAGTTATACAACAATAAATAATATTGGGCTTTTTGCTCCCTTTTTAGTCTTAGGCATTCCCATATATGACACCTTATTGGTCATATTTTTCCGGCTAATTAATAGGAAGTCGATATTTGCTGGAAGTCGTGACCATTTTGCCTTCAGGCTGGAGGCAATGGGATACAATAGAAAGAAAGTCGTTCTGATTAATTACTATCTCACAGCAATCTTAGGGCTTGCAGCATTTCTTATTACCGTAGTTAAATTTGAACTCGCAGTCATTATATATGCAGCGATTATCGCTTTTGCTATTCTTTACGCGACTCGTTTGATTTATGTCAGGGTGGAATGA
- a CDS encoding NAD-dependent epimerase/dehydratase family protein yields MRCLVTGCAGFIGSHLAEKLIQSGFEVVGIDSFTDYYDRRIKETNVQGLLKSSNFTLIREDLLAIDLDKLLEGVDYIFHHAAQPGVLASWGRRFETYLNNNVLATQRLLESAKKISLKSFIFASSSSVYGDCELPMREDRLLLPVSPYGVSKLACESLCYSYWKNFGVPVVSLRYFTVYGPRQRPDMAFHKFIRAMLKGEVITIYGDGNQTRDFTYIEDAVNSNILVMEKACTGEIFNIGGGSYISVNGAIKLLEEIIEKKAQIKYTEKRKGDMRATWADIKKAKKMLGYNPRFNLKEGLIKEIEWIKGVMVK; encoded by the coding sequence ATGCGTTGTCTGGTTACTGGTTGTGCTGGATTTATTGGTTCTCATCTGGCTGAGAAGTTGATTCAATCCGGCTTTGAGGTTGTGGGAATAGACTCCTTTACAGATTACTACGACCGAAGAATTAAGGAAACTAATGTGCAAGGCCTGTTGAAATCGTCCAATTTCACTCTTATAAGAGAAGACCTTTTGGCTATAGATTTAGATAAGTTGTTGGAAGGGGTCGATTATATTTTCCACCATGCTGCCCAGCCAGGAGTTCTCGCCAGTTGGGGAAGGCGTTTTGAAACCTATTTAAATAACAACGTTCTGGCTACACAGAGATTACTGGAGTCAGCAAAGAAAATCTCTCTGAAATCGTTTATTTTCGCCTCGTCTTCCTCTGTTTATGGAGATTGTGAGTTACCGATGAGGGAAGATAGATTGCTTTTACCAGTCTCTCCTTATGGTGTCTCCAAGTTGGCCTGTGAAAGTTTGTGTTATTCATATTGGAAAAACTTTGGAGTTCCTGTTGTATCCTTGAGATATTTTACTGTCTACGGACCACGCCAGAGACCAGATATGGCTTTCCATAAGTTTATCAGAGCAATGTTGAAGGGAGAAGTGATTACCATCTACGGCGATGGAAACCAGACTCGAGATTTCACCTATATCGAGGATGCTGTGAATTCCAATATTTTGGTGATGGAAAAAGCTTGCACAGGCGAAATTTTTAACATTGGGGGTGGCAGTTATATCTCTGTAAATGGCGCGATCAAATTATTGGAGGAAATTATTGAAAAAAAGGCCCAAATTAAATACACAGAAAAGAGGAAAGGAGATATGCGGGCGACTTGGGCAGACATAAAAAAGGCAAAGAAGATGTTAGGGTATAATCCCAGATTTAATTTGAAAGAAGGTCTAATTAAAGAAATAGAATGGATTAAAGGGGTAATGGTTAAATAG
- a CDS encoding isocitrate/isopropylmalate dehydrogenase family protein: MMYKVTLIPGDGVGPEVVDAARKCIEATGVKINWEKVDAGADIMDKYGTPLPDKVIDSIKKNRIALKGPVTTPVGIGFRSVNVALRQKLDLYACLRPCKWYPGVRSRYEGVDLIVVRENTEDVYSGIEFEEGKPETSELINFIYTSTNVKISDDSGISIKPISRHASERIIRFAFDYARKNNRKKVTGIHKANIMKYSDGIFVKVFHEVARDYPDIQAEDKIVDNMCMQLVQKPALYDVLVLPNLYGDIISDLCAGLVGGLGLAPGANIGEEIAVFEATHGSAPKYKGKNKVNPTAMILSGVLMLRHLGEEEKAERLENAVARIIAKGETVTYDLGGTATTSQMAKAIIKNLK, encoded by the coding sequence ATTATGTATAAAGTTACCTTAATTCCTGGTGATGGTGTGGGGCCGGAAGTGGTCGATGCTGCTCGAAAATGTATTGAGGCCACAGGGGTAAAGATTAATTGGGAAAAAGTCGATGCCGGAGCCGATATTATGGATAAGTATGGAACGCCTTTACCTGATAAGGTAATCGATTCCATAAAGAAAAATAGGATTGCCTTGAAAGGTCCGGTCACTACACCTGTAGGCATAGGGTTTCGCAGCGTTAATGTTGCCCTGCGTCAGAAACTTGACCTCTACGCTTGCCTCCGTCCCTGTAAGTGGTATCCTGGCGTGAGGTCACGGTATGAAGGGGTCGATTTAATAGTGGTCAGAGAGAATACGGAAGATGTATATTCAGGAATAGAATTTGAAGAGGGAAAGCCTGAGACCAGTGAACTCATTAATTTTATTTACACTTCCACGAATGTGAAGATTTCTGATGATTCTGGAATAAGTATCAAGCCAATTTCCCGACACGCTTCAGAACGGATTATTCGTTTTGCATTCGACTATGCGAGGAAGAATAACCGAAAAAAGGTCACCGGGATACATAAAGCCAATATAATGAAATATTCAGATGGAATATTTGTGAAAGTATTCCACGAAGTCGCCCGCGATTATCCGGACATCCAGGCTGAAGATAAAATCGTGGATAATATGTGTATGCAATTAGTGCAAAAGCCTGCACTTTACGATGTACTCGTCCTGCCTAATCTCTATGGGGATATAATCTCCGATTTATGCGCAGGATTGGTGGGAGGGCTTGGTTTAGCTCCCGGAGCAAATATTGGTGAGGAAATTGCTGTTTTCGAGGCAACTCACGGTAGTGCGCCGAAGTATAAGGGAAAGAACAAAGTAAATCCCACGGCTATGATTCTATCGGGGGTATTGATGTTAAGGCATTTGGGAGAGGAAGAAAAGGCAGAGAGGTTGGAGAATGCTGTGGCTCGAATAATTGCTAAAGGAGAGACAGTTACCTATGATTTGGGAGGAACTGCTACAACTTCCCAGATGGCTAAAGCAATCATCAAAAATTTAAAATGA
- a CDS encoding FAD-dependent oxidoreductase, whose protein sequence is MAGKVLIIGAGLTGLSTAFHLEKVGRIDYSVFEKERKVGGLCRSEYKPCPGLKGKFTFDILGHLLHLKEEYTIGLVKELLSKNLISHDRDAHIYSKGVYTRYPFQANTYGLPPKVVKECVFGFIDAKYHSLHCKTRPPEGSFYNWILQNFGEGIAKHFMIPYNQKIWTVHPRDLTCGWIKVNPKYVPSPNIQEVVIGALEYQKKHFGYNVRFDYPRRGGIQKLPDAFEAKIKNPVLKTNLSRVDIRKKVAYFDGGKIEEKFRFLVSTVPLRELILEIIEDVPGKVKNAALKLKYTSVLSLNLGIKREEMDHGHWVYFPEKEYRFYRVGFPKKFSDEMCPPGTSSVYVEIAYKPGEITPEKERELIARAKKDLIKAGILRTEREILVEHRERIAYAYVIYDRNRDRNLKIIQDYLKEKDIYSVGRYGGWKYSTMEEAILEGKEVAEKIASEL, encoded by the coding sequence ATGGCTGGAAAAGTGTTAATAATAGGAGCGGGATTAACCGGTTTAAGCACTGCTTTCCATCTGGAAAAGGTGGGAAGAATAGACTACTCAGTTTTTGAGAAAGAGAGAAAGGTCGGTGGTTTATGCCGTTCAGAGTATAAGCCATGTCCAGGATTGAAAGGGAAGTTTACCTTCGATATCCTGGGACACCTCCTGCATCTGAAAGAGGAATATACAATAGGATTGGTAAAAGAACTCCTCAGTAAGAATCTCATATCCCATGATAGAGATGCCCATATCTATTCAAAAGGTGTGTATACGAGGTACCCATTCCAGGCAAACACATATGGTTTGCCACCAAAAGTGGTGAAAGAATGTGTCTTTGGATTTATTGATGCCAAGTACCATTCTCTTCACTGCAAGACACGTCCACCTGAAGGATCGTTCTATAATTGGATTCTGCAAAATTTTGGAGAGGGGATTGCTAAACATTTTATGATTCCCTATAATCAAAAAATATGGACAGTTCACCCACGAGACTTGACTTGTGGATGGATAAAAGTGAACCCCAAATATGTGCCTTCGCCTAACATTCAGGAGGTAGTAATTGGTGCTTTGGAATACCAGAAAAAACATTTTGGATACAATGTCCGTTTCGACTATCCCCGCAGAGGGGGGATCCAGAAATTGCCTGACGCATTTGAAGCGAAGATTAAGAATCCGGTATTGAAAACAAACCTTTCCAGGGTAGACATAAGAAAAAAGGTGGCCTACTTCGATGGTGGAAAAATCGAGGAGAAGTTCCGATTTCTGGTTTCCACAGTTCCTCTACGAGAATTGATTTTGGAGATAATAGAAGATGTGCCAGGAAAGGTTAAGAACGCTGCTCTTAAATTGAAATATACTTCAGTTTTGAGTTTGAATCTGGGAATTAAACGCGAGGAGATGGACCATGGACATTGGGTCTATTTTCCTGAAAAGGAATATCGCTTCTATCGGGTCGGCTTTCCCAAGAAGTTTTCAGATGAGATGTGCCCTCCTGGCACAAGCTCAGTCTATGTTGAGATTGCCTATAAGCCTGGCGAAATAACCCCAGAAAAGGAAAGAGAACTCATCGCCAGGGCAAAAAAGGACCTGATCAAGGCTGGGATTCTGAGAACAGAGCGTGAAATCCTTGTGGAGCATCGGGAACGGATAGCCTATGCTTATGTCATTTATGACCGAAATCGAGATAGGAATTTAAAGATAATTCAGGATTATCTGAAAGAGAAAGATATTTATTCAGTGGGACGATATGGTGGCTGGAAGTATTCTACGATGGAAGAGGCGATTTTAGAAGGAAAGGAAGTTGCAGAAAAGATAGCTTCAGAATTGTAG
- the ndk gene encoding nucleoside-diphosphate kinase, whose amino-acid sequence MLERTLVIIKPDAFSKKIVGKVITTFEQKNFKIVAFKMVLISREKAEEFYQEHKGKEFYEPLVNFMSSNPCLVMVLEGENATQKIRDIAGNTDPQKAEEKTLRRLYAQDNRHNILHAADSLKSAEREVKFFFSENEIHHWEEKIYKK is encoded by the coding sequence ATCTTGGAACGCACATTAGTAATTATTAAGCCAGATGCATTCTCTAAGAAAATAGTAGGAAAAGTCATTACCACATTTGAACAGAAGAATTTCAAAATTGTTGCCTTCAAAATGGTCCTTATTAGTCGGGAAAAGGCAGAGGAGTTTTATCAAGAACATAAAGGAAAGGAATTTTATGAGCCTTTAGTCAATTTTATGTCATCCAATCCCTGTCTGGTGATGGTTTTGGAGGGAGAGAACGCAACTCAGAAGATTCGAGATATTGCCGGCAATACAGACCCTCAAAAAGCAGAAGAGAAAACCTTGAGGAGGCTCTACGCTCAAGATAACCGTCACAACATCCTCCATGCAGCAGATTCACTGAAATCAGCAGAGAGGGAGGTTAAGTTCTTCTTTTCTGAAAACGAAATACACCACTGGGAAGAAAAAATATACAAAAAATAA
- a CDS encoding glycosyltransferase family 4 protein — MRKYKVATIITKLELGGAQEIAIYTTENLNRDRYNPILISGCGEILDGEVKSNPRIKSFFIPQLIRMLNPIKDAITLMKIWRLLKSEKVDLVHTHSSKAGILGRWAAHFAGVPQIFHTYHGFGFNEYQKWWIRKAFIWVERVTAWITDKLIVVSSENVKKGLANRIGKKRQYEVVHCATNIKAFSEIKIDFDQKKREFGINSGSPVVAMIACFKPQKAPQDFIFLAHRVSQVLPSTRFLLVGDGELRPEVEELIRRFKLKEKVILTGWRRDVPEIMQIIDVLVLTSLWEGLPIVFAEAMASGKPVVATAVDGAKEAIIEGVNGFLVEPHNIEKFAERVIKLLRDRNLAQRMGREGKKRVYPTFDLTHMLNRIEALYEKSLVEF, encoded by the coding sequence ATGAGAAAGTATAAAGTGGCGACAATTATTACAAAACTGGAACTGGGAGGAGCCCAAGAGATCGCTATTTACACTACCGAAAACCTTAATCGAGACAGATATAACCCTATTTTAATCTCTGGCTGTGGGGAGATTCTGGATGGTGAAGTCAAAAGTAATCCCAGGATAAAGTCATTTTTTATTCCCCAACTGATTCGGATGCTGAATCCTATAAAAGATGCGATTACCTTAATGAAGATATGGAGGCTTTTAAAGTCAGAAAAGGTCGACTTAGTACATACCCACTCCTCCAAGGCGGGAATTCTTGGCCGGTGGGCAGCCCATTTTGCTGGCGTGCCTCAGATTTTCCACACATACCACGGTTTTGGGTTTAATGAGTATCAGAAGTGGTGGATAAGAAAAGCTTTTATCTGGGTAGAGAGAGTAACTGCCTGGATTACTGACAAATTAATCGTAGTATCTTCCGAAAATGTGAAAAAAGGCCTGGCTAATAGGATTGGGAAGAAAAGACAATATGAGGTGGTACATTGCGCTACAAATATTAAAGCATTTTCTGAAATAAAAATCGACTTTGACCAAAAAAAGAGAGAATTCGGAATTAACTCTGGAAGTCCTGTAGTGGCAATGATTGCCTGTTTCAAGCCTCAAAAGGCTCCTCAAGATTTCATTTTTCTTGCCCATCGTGTCAGCCAGGTTTTACCATCCACAAGGTTTCTTTTGGTGGGAGATGGGGAGTTAAGGCCTGAAGTGGAAGAATTGATCAGGAGGTTCAAACTGAAAGAAAAAGTTATTTTGACTGGCTGGCGACGCGATGTCCCGGAGATTATGCAGATTATTGATGTTTTGGTGCTTACTTCCCTGTGGGAGGGTCTTCCTATTGTGTTTGCTGAAGCTATGGCTTCTGGAAAGCCTGTTGTAGCCACAGCTGTGGACGGCGCTAAAGAAGCAATTATTGAGGGAGTAAATGGATTTTTGGTCGAGCCTCACAATATAGAAAAATTTGCTGAGAGGGTAATTAAGTTGCTTAGAGATCGGAATTTGGCTCAGAGAATGGGTAGGGAAGGCAAGAAAAGGGTCTATCCTACTTTTGATCTCACTCACATGTTGAACAGGATAGAAGCCCTCTACGAAAAATCACTTGTTGAATTTTGA
- the rpmF gene encoding 50S ribosomal protein L32: protein MANPKRRHSVSRRDKRRANWKLHIPTLSVCPMCKEFKLPHFACFNCGYYNEEKIIKTKKEIEEKRKRKRKS from the coding sequence ATGGCTAATCCCAAGAGAAGACATTCTGTTTCCAGACGAGATAAACGAAGAGCCAACTGGAAACTACATATCCCCACTCTATCTGTTTGCCCGATGTGTAAGGAATTTAAACTTCCCCATTTTGCTTGCTTCAATTGTGGCTATTATAATGAAGAAAAGATAATTAAGACAAAAAAAGAGATAGAGGAAAAAAGGAAAAGAAAAAGGAAAAGTTAA
- a CDS encoding sulfide/dihydroorotate dehydrogenase-like FAD/NAD-binding protein, which yields MYKILKKQNLAPSIKEFLISSPEIARKAQPGQFVVVRIDEKGERIPLTIADYERDKGTITIVIQEAGKSTCQLGRLNSGDTLSDVIGPLGRPTHMEKAGTVVCVGGGVGIPPVYPVARGFREIGNKIISIIGARTKELVIWEDKIASVSDEVYITTDDGSYGRKGFVSDELQRLIKGKKEFALVFAVGPTLMMRAVSEVTRPHKLRTIVSLNPIMVDATGMCGACRVSVGGKTKFVCVDGPDFDGHQVDFDQLLSRQRIYLPEEKKALQCYDAAHKHGRIE from the coding sequence ATGTATAAAATTTTAAAGAAGCAAAATTTGGCTCCTTCTATAAAAGAATTTCTGATATCTTCGCCGGAGATTGCCCGAAAAGCTCAGCCAGGACAGTTCGTAGTGGTGAGGATTGATGAAAAAGGAGAAAGGATTCCGTTAACTATTGCAGATTATGAAAGAGATAAAGGAACCATAACTATCGTAATTCAGGAAGCAGGAAAGAGTACTTGTCAGTTGGGAAGGCTAAATTCAGGCGATACCCTCTCTGATGTTATTGGACCTTTAGGCAGACCCACCCATATGGAAAAGGCAGGCACAGTAGTTTGTGTAGGTGGAGGCGTGGGAATACCGCCCGTCTATCCTGTAGCGCGGGGCTTCAGGGAAATCGGGAACAAGATAATATCGATTATCGGTGCGCGCACTAAGGAACTGGTGATCTGGGAAGATAAGATAGCCTCTGTCTCGGACGAAGTTTACATTACTACTGATGATGGTTCTTATGGCCGGAAAGGTTTTGTATCCGATGAATTGCAAAGGTTGATTAAAGGAAAGAAGGAATTTGCTTTGGTCTTTGCCGTGGGGCCCACTCTTATGATGCGTGCTGTTTCTGAAGTGACCAGACCACATAAATTGAGGACTATAGTGAGTCTCAATCCCATAATGGTTGATGCTACCGGAATGTGCGGTGCTTGCCGAGTTTCGGTAGGGGGCAAGACAAAATTCGTTTGTGTGGACGGTCCGGATTTCGATGGTCACCAGGTAGATTTTGACCAACTCCTCAGTCGTCAGAGAATTTACCTACCAGAGGAAAAGAAAGCTCTCCAATGCTATGATGCGGCCCACAAACATGGTAGAATAGAATGA
- a CDS encoding 3-isopropylmalate dehydratase small subunit, translating to MIIKGKVHKFGDNISTDLIAPGRYFHLRNNLPELAKHTLEDANHGFIKKVKSGDFIVAGKNFGMGSSREHAPAIIKLCGVKAILAKSFARIFFRNAINIGLPVLECETEKIARGDELEIDLAKGIIKNRKKGLELIFRPLPKVMVNILRDGGLVEHIRKHGSFQL from the coding sequence ATGATTATTAAAGGCAAAGTACATAAGTTTGGGGATAACATCAGCACAGATTTGATTGCACCTGGGAGATATTTCCATTTAAGGAACAATTTGCCAGAGCTGGCTAAACATACACTGGAAGACGCCAATCACGGATTTATAAAGAAAGTAAAATCAGGAGATTTCATTGTGGCAGGGAAGAACTTTGGTATGGGTTCATCCCGGGAGCATGCTCCCGCAATAATCAAACTGTGTGGCGTAAAGGCAATTTTAGCCAAGTCTTTTGCCAGAATATTCTTCCGCAATGCAATCAATATTGGACTGCCTGTTCTGGAATGTGAAACTGAGAAGATTGCTCGGGGAGATGAATTGGAAATCGATTTAGCTAAAGGTATAATAAAAAATAGAAAGAAGGGACTGGAACTAATATTCCGTCCGCTTCCTAAGGTAATGGTTAACATTTTGCGCGATGGCGGATTGGTGGAACATATCCGGAAACACGGTAGTTTTCAACTATAA
- a CDS encoding 3-isopropylmalate dehydratase large subunit codes for MGKTISEKIITSRLGREVTAGDIVIVPVDLCMVQDGTGPLAIKQLRKLKRGGTLSGPGKVVDCGIFAPEKTIIFLDHAVPSPRKELSNVQRELRDFARETKVNFSEIGEGISHQRLVESFVNPGDIVIGADSHTCTSGALAAFATGMGSTDVAVVMATGKTWLKVPLTFLINVEGDFPKGVCAKDLILYIIGMLRADGATYRALEFAGKAVEKMSISGRLTLCNMAVEAGAKTGLVASDSLTRAYLKERDREDGYREIKADKDAKYERVFEIDASKLEPMLACPETPDNVKPISQIKAKNVRIDQVFIGTCTNGRIEDLRLVAEILKGRRCAPGTRLLIAPASRQVYLQAVKEGIFEILIGAGATILNPGCGPCVGLQGGILADNDKCLSTANRNFKGRMGNPNSQIYLSSPATAAWTAVKGKISDPRETT; via the coding sequence ATGGGTAAGACTATCTCTGAAAAAATTATTACCTCCCGTTTGGGAAGAGAAGTAACTGCAGGGGATATTGTGATTGTGCCGGTAGACCTCTGTATGGTGCAGGATGGCACAGGTCCCCTCGCTATTAAGCAGTTAAGAAAATTAAAAAGAGGTGGAACTTTAAGCGGCCCAGGTAAAGTGGTTGACTGCGGAATTTTTGCTCCAGAGAAAACGATTATCTTTCTCGACCACGCTGTTCCTTCTCCGCGCAAAGAACTTTCCAATGTCCAAAGAGAGTTACGAGATTTTGCAAGAGAAACCAAGGTAAATTTCTCGGAAATAGGGGAGGGAATTTCTCATCAGAGACTGGTGGAAAGCTTTGTGAATCCCGGCGATATTGTTATTGGTGCCGATTCTCATACCTGCACTTCTGGGGCTTTAGCTGCCTTTGCTACCGGAATGGGCTCTACGGATGTGGCTGTAGTGATGGCTACAGGAAAGACCTGGCTTAAGGTTCCCCTGACTTTCTTGATTAATGTAGAAGGAGACTTTCCCAAAGGTGTCTGTGCTAAGGATTTGATTCTGTACATTATTGGTATGCTGAGAGCTGATGGAGCAACTTACAGAGCTTTAGAATTTGCCGGGAAAGCGGTGGAAAAGATGTCCATCTCCGGAAGGCTCACTCTTTGCAATATGGCCGTAGAAGCAGGAGCTAAGACTGGACTTGTTGCTTCGGATAGTTTGACCAGAGCCTACCTCAAGGAGAGGGATCGGGAGGATGGATATAGAGAAATCAAGGCAGATAAGGATGCGAAATACGAAAGAGTTTTTGAAATCGATGCCTCAAAATTGGAACCAATGCTTGCCTGTCCTGAGACCCCGGACAATGTTAAACCAATTTCTCAAATAAAGGCTAAAAACGTCAGAATTGACCAGGTTTTTATTGGTACCTGCACCAATGGACGAATAGAGGATTTGCGCCTGGTGGCAGAGATATTGAAAGGACGAAGATGTGCTCCGGGAACAAGGTTACTCATTGCTCCAGCTTCCCGCCAGGTTTACCTGCAGGCAGTGAAAGAAGGAATTTTTGAGATACTTATTGGAGCTGGGGCTACTATCTTAAACCCGGGTTGCGGACCCTGCGTGGGGTTGCAGGGAGGAATTTTGGCTGATAACGATAAATGCCTGTCCACAGCGAACCGCAATTTTAAAGGCAGAATGGGTAACCCCAATTCCCAGATATACCTTTCTTCTCCGGCTACAGCTGCCTGGACAGCAGTAAAGGGAAAGATAAGTGACCCCAGGGAAACAACGTAA